A stretch of Corallococcus macrosporus DNA encodes these proteins:
- a CDS encoding Hsp33 family molecular chaperone HslO: MPDELVSGLLKASDLRLVLATTGALSRQARATHQSMPASAALLSQGLTAAALMGSLRKGTDSRINVQLECDGPLRGLFVDGDANGVVRGYVKNTLVEYVGTEGKYHWRPVLGNQGFLSVLRDQGGGEYYRSSVELEHFDLVADLERYFHQSDQVPSHLLMAQLPGTVDGQEDPLATVVGLLVQPLPNGDREAFKALGTRLKAQFQTAVQAHANDGALTLLRSLVPEADLEIMSRYPLRFTCSCSRDRVKLALLAMGREELQDLLEKEGQAEATCQFCTTRYVIPGAEIQQMLTEGSA; the protein is encoded by the coding sequence ATGCCCGATGAGCTTGTCAGTGGATTGTTGAAGGCGTCGGACCTGCGCCTCGTCCTCGCCACCACCGGGGCCCTGTCCCGCCAGGCCCGCGCCACGCACCAGAGCATGCCGGCCTCCGCCGCCCTGCTGTCCCAGGGCCTCACCGCCGCCGCCCTCATGGGCTCGCTGAGGAAGGGCACGGACTCCCGGATCAACGTGCAACTGGAGTGCGACGGCCCCCTGCGCGGCCTCTTCGTGGACGGCGACGCGAACGGCGTCGTGCGCGGCTACGTGAAGAACACCCTGGTGGAGTACGTGGGGACGGAAGGGAAGTACCACTGGCGCCCGGTGCTCGGGAACCAGGGCTTCCTGTCCGTGCTGCGCGACCAGGGCGGCGGCGAGTACTACCGCTCGTCCGTGGAGCTGGAGCACTTCGACCTGGTGGCGGACCTGGAGCGCTACTTCCACCAGTCGGATCAGGTGCCCTCGCACCTCTTGATGGCGCAGCTGCCCGGCACGGTGGACGGCCAGGAGGATCCGCTCGCCACGGTGGTGGGGCTGCTCGTGCAGCCCCTGCCCAACGGGGACCGGGAGGCCTTCAAGGCCCTGGGCACCCGGCTCAAGGCGCAGTTCCAGACGGCGGTGCAGGCGCACGCGAACGACGGGGCGCTCACGCTCCTGCGCTCGCTGGTGCCGGAGGCGGACCTGGAGATCATGTCCCGCTACCCCCTGCGCTTCACCTGCTCGTGCAGCCGCGACCGCGTGAAGCTGGCGCTGCTCGCCATGGGCCGCGAGGAGCTCCAGGATTTGCTGGAGAAGGAAGGCCAGGCGGAGGCCACCTGCCAGTTCTGCACGACGCGCTATGTCATCCCCGGCGCGGAGATCCAGCAGATGCTGACGGAAGGCTCCGCCTAG